The Chaetodon trifascialis isolate fChaTrf1 chromosome 16, fChaTrf1.hap1, whole genome shotgun sequence genome includes a region encoding these proteins:
- the LOC139344434 gene encoding 14-3-3 protein epsilon, with protein MADRDNQVYQAKLAEQAERYDEMVESMKKVASMDVELTVEERNLLSVAYKNVIGARRASWRIISSLEQKEENKGGEDKLKMIREYRKTVEKELKSICNDILDVLDKHLILAATTGESKVFYYKMKGDYHRYLAEFATGNDRKEAAENSLVAYKAASDIALIELPPTHPIRLGLALNFSVFYYEILNSPDRACRLAKEAFDNAIAELDTLSEESYKDSTLIMQLLRDNLTLWTSDVQGDGEEQNKEALQDAEEETQQD; from the exons AAATGGTGGAGTCGATGAAGAAGGTGGCCAGCATGGACGTGGAGCTGACGGTGGAGGAGAGGAACCTGCTGTCAGTAGCATACAAGAATGTGATCGGAGCCCGGAGAGCCTCCTGGAGGATAATCAGCAGCCTcgaacagaaagaagaaaacaaaggcgGAGAAGACAAACTAAAGATGATCCGAGAATACAGGAAAACG GTTGAGAAAGAGCTGAAATCAATCTGCAATGACATTCTGGATGTACTGGACAAGCACCTCATCTTAGCTGCAACCACGGGAGAATCCAAGGTTTTCTACTACAAAAT GAAGGGAGATTACCACAGGTACCTGGCAGAGTTTGCCACAGGCAACGACAGgaaggaggcagcagagaacaGTTTGGTTGCATACAAAGCTGCTAGCGACATCGCCTTGATCGAACTCCCTCCAACGCACCCCATTCGTCTGGGATTGGCCCTTAACTTTTCAGTTTTCTATTATGAAATCCTCAACTCGCCAGACCGCGCTTGCAG GTTGGCAAAGGAAGCTTTTGACAACGCCATTGCAGAACTGGATACGCTGAGCGAGGAGAGCTATAAGGACTCAACACTTATCATGCAGTTGCTACGTGACAACTTGACACTATGGACCTCAGACGTGCAGGGAGACG GTGAAGAACAGAACAAAGAAGCACTGCAGGATGCGGAGGAAGAGACCCAGCAAGACTGA